A genomic stretch from Lathyrus oleraceus cultivar Zhongwan6 chromosome 2, CAAS_Psat_ZW6_1.0, whole genome shotgun sequence includes:
- the LOC127123012 gene encoding cyclin-dependent protein kinase inhibitor SMR6, with amino-acid sequence MGLPKKSQVETGLENSEKNKKWLMNLRTPLNLKPIYTIPLKKSEQEESVMMEEECSTTPRGEGSRIPTCLICPPAPRKRKSSLKWNYRGKTREFFTPPELETVFIRHVERAIAN; translated from the coding sequence ATGGGGTTACCAAAGAAATCACAAGTGGAAACAGGGTTAGAAAATTCAGAGAAAAATAAGAAATGGCTCATGAATTTAAGAACACCGTTGAATTTGAAGCCAATATACACAATTCCTTTGAAGAAAAGTGAGCAAGAGGAAAGTGTCATGATGGAGGAAGAGTGTTCAACAACGCCAAGAGGGGAAGGATCAAGAATTCCAACATGTTTGATATGTCCACCAGCTCCGAGGAAGCGAAAATCGTCTTTGAAATGGAATTATCGCGGTAAAACAAGAGAGTTTTTCACTCCACCTGAGTTAGAAACTGTGTTCATACGACATGTTGAAAGAGCTATAGCTAATTGA